Proteins from a single region of Ziziphus jujuba cultivar Dongzao chromosome 1, ASM3175591v1:
- the LOC107409200 gene encoding monolignol oxidoreductase AtBBE-like 13: protein MVLPKSSIPLLFLLLLLQSVSWSASASIIDDFTQCVSQNSNVSVPFSKALFTPNNNMSAFTSVLQSSAQNLRCLEPSVPKPEFIFTPFHDSHVQAAVICSKKLGTHLRVRSGGHDYEGLSYISEIETPFIIVDLVKLRSINVDIEANSAWIQTGATIGEVYYRISQKSRVHGFPAGLCNSIGIGGHITGGAYGSMMRKYGLGADNVVDARIVNANGEILDRESMGEDLFWAIRGGGGGSFGVILWWKIKLVPVPETVTVFTVPKTLEQGATKLLNRWTQVVDKLDEDLFIRVLIQPEGKGSNRTISTSYNALFLGDAERLLKVIQASFPELGLTRNDTMETSWIGSVLYIAGYPSGTPPEVLLQGKPTFKNFFKAKSDFVREPIPETGLEGIWKRLLEEESPLSIWTPYGGKMSNIPESEIPFPHRNGTIFMIQYLALWQNEKEDAAKHIDWIRKLYNYMTPYVSKFPRESYVNYRDLDLGINNKSSTSFVAASAWGNRYFKDNFNRLVRVKTKVDPDNFFRHEQSIPPVPVTPSSRKRHDVKG from the coding sequence ATGGTTCTTCCAAAATCTTCAATTCCATTACTATTTCTACTACTACTTTTACAATCTGTTTCATGGTCAGCTTCAGCTTCAATTATTGACGATTTCACCCAATGTGTGTCCCAAAACTCCAATGTTTCAGTTCCATTTTCCAAAGCCCTTTTCACCCCAAACAACAATATGTCTGCTTTCACTTCTGTTCTTCAATCCTCTGCACAGAATCTCAGATGCTTAGAACCTTCGGTCCCGAAACCCGAATTCATCTTCACACCCTTCCATGATTCCCATGTCCAAGCTGCTGTAATTTGTTCCAAAAAGCTTGGAACTCATCTGAGAGTCCGCAGTGGAGGCCATGACTATGAAGGCCTATCTTACATATCAGAAATCGAAACGCCTTTCATCATCGTCGACCTCGTGAAACTCCGGTCCATCAACGTCGATATCGAAGCCAACAGCGCATGGATTCAGACCGGTGCTACTATCGGTGAAGTTTACTACAGAATTTCTCAGAAAAGCAGAGTCCATGGCTTCCCTGCTGGGCTCTGCAACAGTATAGGCATTGGTGGGCATATAACTGGTGGAGCATACGGATCGATGATGAGAAAATACGGTCTTGGTGCTGATAATGTTGTTGATGCTCGAATCGTCAATGCTAACGGCGAAATTCTCGATCGAGAATCCATGGGAGAAGATCTTTTCTGGGCAATCAGAGGAGGTGGAGGAGGAAGTTTTGGAGTCATTCTCTGGTGGAAGATAAAACTTGTGCCTGTACCGGAAACCGTGACGGTTTTTACAGTTCCGAAGACATTGGAACAAGGTGCTACGAAGCTCCTCAATAGATGGACACAAGTCGTGGATAAGCTTGATGAAGATCTATTCATCAGAGTTCTCATACAACCTGAGGGAAAAGGAAGCAACAGAACCATCTCAACTTCTTACAATGCTCTGTTTCTTGGTGATGCAGAGAGACTCCTCAAGGTTATTCAAGCAAGCTTCCCCGAATTGGGTTTGACGAGAAATGATACTATGGAAACAAGCTGGATTGGTTCTGTGCTGTACATCGCAGGCTATCCAAGTGGAACTCCACCTGAAGTTCTTCTCCAGGGTAAACCAACATTCAAGAACTTTTTCAAAGCCAAATCGGATTTCGTCAGAGAGCCGATACCCGAAACGGGTCTTGAAGGGATATGGAAAAGGTTGTTGGAAGAGGAAAGTCCTTTGAGTATTTGGACTCCATATGGTGGGAAAATGAGCAATATTCCAGAGTCTGAAATCCCATTTCCTCACAGAAACGGAACCATTTTCATGATTCAGTACCTTGCTCTGTGGCAAAATGAGAAAGAAGACGCGGCAAAGCATATAGATTGGATTAGGAAGCTGTATAACTACATGACTCCGTATGTGTCTAAGTTTCCAAGAGAATCTTATGTGAATTATAGAGATCTTGATCTGGGGATCAACAACAAGAGCAGCACGAGTTTTGTTGCAGCAAGTGCTTGGGGAAACAGGTATTTCAAGGATAACTTTAACAGATTGGTGAGGGTGAAGACGAAGGTTGATCCTGATAACTTCTTCAGGCACGAACAGAGCATCCCACCTGTTCCAGTCACACCAAGTTCCAGGAAAAGACACGATGTGAAAGGCTAA
- the LOC125420311 gene encoding tetrahydroberberine oxidase-like, with translation MAASNFKLLLSLFILSISISSTTSNNNDGFLQCFFSKVHHSNPIDNVIFTKNSSFYTSLLQSSIRNLRFSSSTSAPKPEFIITPYHESHVQATVICGTKNSMQVRVRSGGHDYEGLSYVADVPFIIIDLVNLRSITVDIDSESAWVEAGAILGELYYKIAEKSSVHGFPAGSCPTVGVGGHISGGGFGTIFRKYGLAADNILDAKLVNVNGKVLDRVSMGEDLFWAIRGGGGLSFGVILSWRIRLVPVPPSVTVFNIGKTLEQGAGELLQKWQTVGSELHEDLFLHAVIEVAKTSSNGENKTIKISFFSLFLGPAEKLVPLMQESLPGLGLELSNCTEMSWIESVLYFAGFSIKEPMDILLNRTENFSGYFKAKSDYVKEPISESGLEGVWKTLLEDETSLLILTPYGGKMSEIGDSETPFPHRCGNLYKIQYLSSWYAENETEEHIGWMRRLYDYMEPHVSKSPRAAYFNYRDLDLGTNIDTNSTGYEQASKWGLKYFKHNFKRLVAVKTRVDPHNFFRNEQSIPSLPS, from the coding sequence ATGGCAGCATCCAACTTCAAGCTTCTTCTTTCACTCTtcattctctccatctccatttCCTCAACAACTTCGAATAATAATGATGGTTTTCTTCAATGTTTCTTCTCTAAGGTACATCATTCCAACCCAATAGACAATGTGATTTTCACCAAAAACAGTTCTTTCTACACCTCTCTTCTTCAATCTTCCATAAGAAACCTCAGATTCTCTTCCAGTACTTCAGCTCCGAAACCCGAATTCATCATCACTCCATATCATGAGTCTCACGTCCAAGCAACCGTAATTTGCGGGACAAAAAATTCCATGCAAGTAAGAGTTAGAAGTGGAGGCCATGACTATGAGGGCTTATCTTACGTCGCTGATGTTCCTTTCATCATCATCGATCTAGTCAATCTTCGATCCATCACGGTGGACATAGACAGCGAAAGTGCGTGGGTTGAGGCAGGTGCTATACTTGGGGAGTTGTATTACAAAATTGCAGAGAAAAGTAGTGTTCATGGCTTCCCAGCAGGGTCTTGTCCCACTGTTGGAGTTGGGGGACATATCAGTGGAGGAGGATTCGGAACCATATTCAGAAAATATGGCCTAGCAGCCGATAACATACTTGATGCTAAACTTGTCAATGTCAATGGCAAAGTTCTTGACAGAGTCTCCATGGGAGAAGATCTATTCTGGGCTATTCGTGGTGGAGGAGGTTTAAGCTTCGGTGTaattctctcatggaggataaGATTGGTCCCTGTTCCACCATCTGTCACCGTCTTCAACATTGGAAAAACCTTGGAACAAGGAGCTGGAGAGCTGCTTCAGAAATGGCAAACAGTCGGCAGTGAACTCCATGAAGATCTTTTCCTCCATGCAGTGATAGAAGTTGCCaaaacaagttcaaatggtgAAAACAAAACCATTAAGATCTCGTTTTTTTCGTTGTTTCTCGGACCAGCTGAGAAACTTGTTCCTCTAATGCAAGAAAGCTTGCCGGGTTTAGGTTTGGAGCTCAGCAACTGCACTGAAATGAGCTGGATCGAATCGGTTCTCTACTTTGCCGGCTTCTCAATAAAGGAACCAATGGATATTTTGCTCAACAGGACCGAAAATTTTTCAGGCTACTTCAAAGCAAAATCTGATTATGTAAAGGAACCGATTTCGGAATCTGGGTTGGAAGGAGTATGGAAAACGCTGCTTGAAGATGAAACATCACTGTTGATCTTGACACCTTATGGTGGAAAAATGAGTGAGATTGGAGATTCAGAGACCCCTTTCCCACATAGATGTGGGAATCTGTACAAAATCCAGTATCTGAGCTCTTGGTATGCTGAAAACGAAACAGAGGAACATATTGGATGGATGAGAAGGCTGTATGATTATATGGAACCTCATGTTTCCAAATCCCCAAGAGCTGCCTATTTCAATTATAGAGATCTTGATCTGGGTACCAATATTGATACTAATAGTACAGGCTATGAACAAGCAAGTAAATGGGGTTTGAAGTATTTTAAGCATAACTTTAAGAGACTTGTTGCTGTTAAGACCAGGGTTGATCCCCACAACTTTTTCAGGAATGAACAAAGCATTCCATCGTTGCCTTcttga